From Pseudomonas vanderleydeniana, the proteins below share one genomic window:
- a CDS encoding ABC transporter substrate-binding protein → MSQDSLLSRRTFLGHSAALGGGLILGGSLLAGCGPQDNKPAATGATDDQPRYGGRLRLGIIDGNQNGNLDAHKPIGGGIVRGFALYSKLWEWDEHMQPRLALAELAEPNADASQWTLRLRQGLEFHNGKTIDADDLIFSIRRLTDPQLASPYAALLHWVDRDNLEKLDSRTVRLGFREGRSYMPLAETWVNFGGIVPVDYHPVTNPVGAGPYKLKSYSPGQRSLFSRFENYYKEGKPYADELEIIDFKDQVARLAALRAGQIDMANVMPTEQLEVLQRDPRVRLLKSVSGNWLSFDMNLDKPPFNDARVREAFRLLADREELVRRALNGQGRVANDLYAPSDPTFNHELGPRPYDPQKAAQLLKEAGQENLEVELITTAGPGLSSALVLAEQAKRIGVTLKVKQVDQATFDGPQRNDWTLSTGGSIGAPFLASAIHTDAPFAVSNKTHFNDPQFSQLFLEAMAQPDLEKRTALVHQAQRIQYERGGMLIWGYADLLDSVATRVGGAAAEESLFSTWRFERLWLRDGA, encoded by the coding sequence ATGAGCCAGGACTCTCTCCTCAGCCGACGCACCTTTCTCGGCCACAGTGCCGCCCTCGGTGGCGGGCTCATCCTGGGTGGCAGCCTGCTAGCCGGCTGTGGCCCACAGGACAACAAGCCAGCCGCAACAGGAGCCACGGACGACCAGCCACGCTATGGCGGCCGGTTGCGCCTGGGTATCATCGACGGCAACCAGAACGGCAATCTGGACGCCCACAAGCCCATCGGCGGCGGCATCGTGCGCGGCTTCGCGCTCTACAGCAAGCTCTGGGAATGGGACGAGCACATGCAACCGCGCCTGGCCCTGGCCGAGCTGGCAGAGCCCAACGCCGACGCCAGCCAGTGGACCTTGCGCCTACGCCAGGGCCTGGAGTTCCACAACGGCAAGACCATCGACGCCGATGACCTGATCTTCTCCATCCGCCGCCTGACCGATCCGCAGCTGGCCTCGCCCTACGCGGCACTGCTGCACTGGGTCGACCGCGACAACCTGGAGAAACTCGACTCGCGCACGGTACGCCTGGGCTTTCGCGAAGGCCGCAGCTACATGCCGTTGGCCGAAACCTGGGTCAACTTTGGCGGTATCGTCCCGGTGGACTACCACCCGGTGACCAACCCCGTCGGCGCCGGTCCCTATAAGTTGAAAAGCTACAGCCCGGGCCAGCGCTCGCTGTTCAGCCGTTTCGAGAACTACTACAAGGAAGGCAAGCCCTACGCCGACGAACTGGAGATCATCGACTTCAAGGACCAGGTCGCCCGCCTGGCAGCCCTGCGCGCCGGGCAGATCGACATGGCCAACGTGATGCCGACCGAGCAGCTTGAAGTACTGCAGCGTGATCCCCGGGTACGCCTGCTCAAGTCGGTCAGCGGCAACTGGCTGTCGTTCGACATGAACCTGGACAAGCCTCCGTTCAACGACGCACGGGTACGCGAGGCGTTCCGCCTGCTGGCTGATCGCGAGGAGCTCGTGCGCCGAGCCCTGAACGGCCAGGGACGGGTGGCCAACGACCTGTATGCACCGAGCGATCCAACCTTCAACCACGAGCTCGGGCCACGGCCCTACGACCCGCAGAAGGCGGCGCAACTGCTCAAGGAAGCCGGTCAGGAGAACCTCGAAGTCGAGTTGATCACCACCGCCGGGCCAGGGCTTTCTTCGGCGCTGGTCCTGGCCGAACAGGCCAAGCGGATCGGCGTCACCCTGAAGGTCAAGCAGGTCGACCAGGCAACCTTCGACGGGCCACAGCGAAACGACTGGACCCTGAGTACCGGCGGCAGCATCGGCGCACCGTTCCTGGCCAGCGCAATCCACACGGATGCACCGTTCGCCGTCTCGAACAAGACCCATTTCAACGATCCGCAGTTTTCGCAGCTGTTCCTCGAGGCCATGGCCCAACCTGACCTGGAGAAACGCACGGCCCTGGTCCACCAGGCGCAGCGTATCCAGTACGAGCGCGGCGGCATGCTGATCTGGGGCTACGCCGACCTGCTCGACAGCGTGGCCACTCGCGTCGGCGGCGCAGCAGCGGAAGAGTCGCTGTTCAGCACCTGGCGCTTCGAGCGCCTATGGCTCAGGGACGGCGCCTGA
- a CDS encoding sigma-54 interaction domain-containing protein, producing the protein MSLITHPNARELTKSVRATVLVFKDPRSQELLSRIERLAPSEANTLIIGETGTGKELVARHIHHLSRRGREPFVAVNCGAFAETLVESELFGHEKGAFTGATTHKAGWFEAANGGTLFLDEIGDLPLNMQVKLLRVLQEREVVRLGSRTPIPINVRLVAATNVNLADAVVAGNFREDLFYRLHVATIRLPPLRERPGDILPLAEFFLEEHCQRLGYNRASLSSEAERKLLEHSWPGNIRELENAIHHALLVCRNQRVAPADLHLVDMRPVNGVRQEESVQPARAISGPADLEAALNALFERNIPDLYEHIEETIFRTAYRYCHGNQLQTGRLLNISRNIVRARLEKIGELSRSQE; encoded by the coding sequence ATGTCGCTGATCACACACCCCAACGCTCGCGAACTGACCAAGTCGGTGCGCGCCACCGTGCTGGTTTTCAAGGACCCGCGCTCTCAGGAGCTCCTCAGCCGCATCGAGCGCCTGGCACCCAGCGAGGCCAACACCCTGATCATTGGCGAGACCGGTACCGGCAAGGAGTTGGTCGCGCGGCATATCCACCATCTCAGTCGGCGTGGTCGCGAGCCTTTCGTGGCGGTCAACTGCGGCGCGTTCGCCGAAACGTTGGTGGAAAGCGAGCTGTTCGGCCATGAGAAAGGCGCGTTCACCGGCGCTACCACCCACAAGGCCGGCTGGTTCGAGGCGGCCAACGGTGGCACGCTGTTTCTCGACGAGATCGGTGACTTGCCGTTGAACATGCAGGTCAAGCTGCTGCGGGTGCTACAGGAACGCGAGGTGGTGCGCCTGGGTTCGCGCACACCGATTCCGATCAATGTGCGCCTGGTGGCGGCGACCAACGTCAACCTGGCCGATGCGGTGGTGGCGGGTAATTTCCGTGAGGACCTGTTCTACCGCCTGCACGTGGCGACGATCCGCCTGCCGCCATTGCGTGAGCGCCCGGGGGATATCCTGCCGTTGGCGGAGTTCTTCCTCGAGGAGCATTGCCAGCGCCTGGGCTACAACCGTGCCTCACTGAGCAGCGAGGCCGAACGCAAGCTGCTCGAACACAGCTGGCCAGGCAACATTCGCGAGTTGGAGAATGCCATTCACCATGCCTTGCTGGTGTGCCGCAATCAACGGGTGGCACCTGCCGACCTGCACCTGGTGGACATGCGCCCGGTCAATGGTGTTCGGCAGGAGGAAAGTGTACAACCCGCGCGGGCAATCAGTGGCCCGGCGGATCTGGAAGCGGCGCTCAATGCGTTGTTCGAGCGCAATATCCCGGACCTGTACGAACACATCGAGGAGACGATCTTTCGTACGGCCTACCGCTACTGCCACGGAAACCAGTTGCAGACAGGGCGCCTGCTGAACATCAGCCGCAACATCGTGCGAGCGAGATTGGAGAAGATCGGCGAATTGAGTCGATCGCAGGAATAG
- a CDS encoding ABC transporter substrate-binding protein, with protein MKGFWRNSLVVLAGLLVSFTALAESAPASVKIAIVAFTQGGKPVFGGIPGRVIEEGWLEQQLQQRGIKLDWIALPHAGAGPQINEGFSNNSIDFAVRGDLPSVIAGAGGVPGKLIVPGGSGNNVYLVVPANSTATSIEDLKGKRLALHRGRPWEFAFSNFLASRQLKLDDFKIANLNPQVGAAAVSAGKVDAAVLLNEAYALEDKGVGKIIWSTKQGSNDWRLVSDLWGTDRFIEQHPDITQLLATAWVKAAWWISQQANQDAYYQLSSRAGISESVLRRDDQDDPVSWKDRWAPKSDQQLKTHYQALSAYALANHLIRDNYDIRPALATRYTNQALIDLNLTDYWPNLRGQVTQNP; from the coding sequence ATGAAAGGTTTCTGGCGCAACAGCCTGGTCGTACTGGCCGGGTTACTGGTGAGCTTCACGGCGCTCGCCGAATCGGCTCCGGCCTCGGTGAAAATTGCGATCGTGGCCTTTACCCAAGGCGGCAAGCCCGTCTTCGGCGGTATACCTGGACGGGTGATCGAGGAAGGCTGGCTGGAGCAGCAACTCCAGCAACGGGGGATCAAACTGGACTGGATCGCCCTGCCCCACGCCGGCGCCGGTCCACAGATCAACGAAGGCTTCAGCAACAACAGCATCGACTTTGCCGTCCGCGGCGACCTGCCGTCGGTGATCGCCGGCGCGGGAGGGGTACCCGGCAAACTGATCGTGCCGGGCGGCAGCGGCAACAATGTCTACCTGGTAGTCCCCGCCAACTCCACCGCTACCTCCATCGAGGACCTCAAGGGCAAGCGTCTGGCCCTGCACCGTGGCCGTCCGTGGGAGTTCGCCTTCAGCAACTTTCTCGCCAGCAGGCAGCTCAAGCTGGACGATTTCAAGATCGCCAACCTCAACCCGCAGGTCGGGGCCGCCGCCGTGTCTGCCGGCAAGGTCGATGCTGCGGTATTGCTCAACGAAGCCTATGCCCTGGAAGACAAGGGCGTCGGCAAGATCATCTGGTCGACCAAGCAGGGCAGCAATGACTGGCGCCTGGTCTCCGACCTGTGGGGCACCGACCGCTTCATCGAACAGCACCCGGACATCACCCAATTGCTCGCGACGGCCTGGGTCAAGGCCGCCTGGTGGATTTCCCAGCAGGCGAACCAGGACGCCTACTACCAGTTGTCCTCTCGCGCCGGCATCAGCGAAAGCGTCCTGCGCCGCGACGACCAGGACGACCCGGTGAGTTGGAAAGACCGCTGGGCCCCCAAGAGCGACCAGCAACTCAAGACCCACTACCAGGCCCTGAGTGCCTACGCCCTGGCCAATCACCTGATTCGCGACAACTACGACATCCGTCCAGCCCTGGCCACCCGCTACACCAACCAGGCACTGATCGACCTGAACCTTACCGACTACTGGCCAAATCTGCGTGGCCAGGTCACCCAGAATCCATGA
- a CDS encoding LLM class flavin-dependent oxidoreductase, protein MSIEFVGMIFPRQWSETRGVRSPDFDLEFIRHHARSHEHAGFDRVLIASGPGSADSLQIAAYAAAHTERLGFMIAHRPALTAPTVAARAFATLDHTTGGGRIRLHAITGITAEPQEGDTLLDKTERYKRTDEYLEIVRRTWTEEEPFDFAGQYFNIKGAFSPVKPLQKPHIPISFGGSSDIAYQIAVKHADLYALWGEPLGGVAEQIGKLKAAAQAAGVEAPRVSLSVRLILGATEELAWQRAEQILAQIKANPQFAAGSPWQKRIKGTGSERLLAAAARGDRHDRALWMPTATAVGAYGDTTALVGTPETVAQALLDYVDLGVTTFLNRGYDPLYDTVDYGRWIIPAVREEAQRRTARVA, encoded by the coding sequence ATGTCCATTGAATTTGTCGGTATGATCTTTCCCCGCCAGTGGTCGGAAACCCGCGGCGTGCGCAGTCCGGATTTCGACCTGGAGTTCATCCGCCACCACGCCCGCAGTCACGAGCACGCGGGTTTCGATCGGGTGCTGATCGCCAGCGGTCCGGGCAGCGCCGACAGCCTGCAGATTGCCGCCTACGCGGCAGCGCACACCGAGCGATTGGGTTTCATGATCGCCCATCGTCCGGCCCTCACCGCCCCGACAGTGGCGGCCCGAGCCTTTGCGACACTGGACCACACCACAGGCGGCGGGCGGATTCGCCTGCACGCGATCACCGGCATCACCGCCGAACCCCAGGAAGGCGACACCTTGCTGGACAAGACCGAGCGCTACAAGCGCACCGACGAGTACCTGGAGATCGTCCGACGCACCTGGACCGAAGAGGAACCGTTCGACTTCGCGGGCCAGTACTTCAACATCAAGGGTGCCTTTTCCCCGGTCAAGCCGCTGCAGAAGCCGCATATCCCGATTTCCTTCGGCGGGTCGTCGGATATCGCCTACCAGATTGCGGTCAAGCACGCGGACCTGTATGCGCTGTGGGGCGAGCCGTTGGGCGGAGTGGCCGAACAGATCGGCAAACTCAAGGCGGCGGCGCAGGCGGCAGGCGTCGAGGCGCCGCGGGTCAGTTTGTCGGTGCGGCTGATCCTGGGTGCCACCGAGGAGTTGGCCTGGCAGCGGGCCGAGCAGATCCTGGCGCAGATCAAGGCCAATCCGCAGTTCGCGGCGGGCAGCCCGTGGCAGAAACGTATCAAGGGAACGGGTTCGGAGCGACTGCTGGCGGCAGCGGCACGGGGTGATCGACACGACCGCGCGCTATGGATGCCAACCGCCACGGCTGTCGGCGCCTATGGAGACACCACCGCGCTGGTCGGCACACCGGAAACGGTGGCCCAGGCGCTGCTGGATTATGTCGACCTGGGCGTGACGACCTTTCTGAATCGTGGCTACGACCCATTGTACGACACGGTCGACTACGGACGCTGGATCATTCCGGCTGTGCGGGAAGAGGCTCAACGTCGCACGGCGCGGGTGGCATAG
- a CDS encoding dipeptide ABC transporter ATP-binding protein has product MNAVAEIEPRLQTGAQVLQVSDLRVELSAQVDVLSGVSFTVAAGEILGLVGESGSGKTTLATALLAHARRGARIVGGRVEVAGQALLELRGEDLRRARGSLIGYVAQDPATALNPALRIGHLLRETLETHQHRLDRATVRQRIGATLRDVGLPDDEAFLRRFPHQLSGGQQQRVMLALAFVLRPRLIVLDEPTTALDVSTQAHILQTLRRLCKSQGVAAVYVSHDLAVIKDLVDRVMVMYAGRLVEIAGRDTLFARPAHPYTRGLLAAIPDVAERRDLQAIAGHAPAPGQRPSGCAFAPRCAWSRAECTTTEPALHDLTVGQAVACLNPHREPLQLLAQVPLGQRGVRTEQESLLEIERLNVAYDRQVLFDVSLQLLPGECLALVGESGSGKTSLARAVAGLGENAEGGLRFAGQALSLEARGREKALRHRIQYIFQNPYRALNPRQTVYQILSAPLEHFFGIKGNQARERVEAVLGRVSLSASVAQLYPHGLSGGERQRVAIARALVCEPALLICDEVTSALDVSVQASILALLRQLQQEGLTLLFVTHDLGVVRAIADRVLVLKQGRVVEQGAVDEVLDRPQAPYTRSLLEHSPTLVGGR; this is encoded by the coding sequence ATGAACGCCGTTGCCGAAATAGAGCCCCGTCTGCAGACGGGCGCCCAGGTGCTGCAGGTGAGTGACCTGCGGGTCGAACTGTCGGCGCAGGTCGATGTGCTGTCGGGGGTGTCGTTCACGGTGGCCGCCGGGGAAATCCTTGGCCTGGTGGGGGAGTCTGGCTCCGGCAAGACCACCCTGGCCACGGCGTTGCTCGCGCACGCCCGGCGTGGGGCGCGAATTGTCGGCGGCCGGGTCGAAGTCGCCGGGCAGGCGTTGTTGGAACTGCGCGGTGAAGACCTGCGCCGGGCGCGAGGCAGCCTGATCGGCTATGTCGCCCAGGATCCGGCCACGGCGCTGAATCCGGCGTTGCGTATCGGCCATCTGTTGCGCGAAACCCTGGAAACTCATCAGCACCGCCTGGACCGAGCGACTGTACGTCAGCGCATCGGCGCAACCCTCCGTGATGTCGGTCTGCCGGATGACGAGGCGTTCCTGCGGCGTTTTCCCCATCAATTGTCCGGTGGCCAGCAGCAGCGGGTCATGTTGGCGCTGGCTTTCGTGCTTCGGCCACGGTTGATCGTGCTGGATGAACCGACCACCGCGCTGGATGTCAGCACCCAGGCGCATATTCTCCAGACGCTGCGCCGCCTCTGCAAAAGCCAGGGGGTGGCGGCGGTGTACGTGTCGCACGACCTGGCGGTGATCAAGGACCTGGTGGATCGGGTGATGGTGATGTATGCCGGTCGACTGGTGGAGATTGCCGGGCGCGATACGTTGTTCGCGCGACCGGCTCATCCGTACACCCGTGGCTTGCTTGCGGCGATCCCGGATGTCGCTGAGCGCCGTGATCTGCAAGCGATTGCCGGTCATGCGCCGGCGCCTGGGCAACGGCCTTCGGGCTGTGCCTTCGCGCCGCGCTGCGCGTGGTCTCGTGCCGAGTGCACGACAACGGAGCCGGCCTTGCACGATTTGACGGTCGGGCAGGCAGTGGCCTGCCTGAATCCTCATCGTGAACCCTTGCAGTTGCTCGCCCAGGTGCCGTTGGGACAGAGAGGCGTTCGTACGGAGCAGGAGTCGTTGCTGGAGATCGAGCGGTTGAACGTGGCCTATGATCGCCAGGTGCTGTTCGATGTGTCCTTGCAATTGCTGCCGGGGGAATGCCTGGCGTTGGTGGGCGAATCGGGTTCCGGCAAGACCAGCCTGGCCCGTGCCGTGGCCGGCCTGGGGGAAAATGCCGAGGGCGGGCTGCGTTTTGCCGGGCAGGCGTTGAGCCTGGAGGCGCGTGGACGCGAGAAGGCTTTGCGGCACAGGATCCAGTACATCTTCCAGAACCCCTATCGGGCGTTGAACCCGCGACAGACCGTCTACCAGATCCTGAGTGCACCGCTGGAGCACTTCTTCGGCATCAAGGGCAATCAGGCGCGCGAGCGTGTCGAGGCGGTACTCGGGCGTGTTTCGCTGTCGGCATCGGTGGCGCAGTTGTATCCCCATGGCCTCTCGGGTGGTGAGCGCCAGCGGGTGGCGATTGCCCGGGCACTGGTGTGTGAGCCGGCATTGCTGATCTGCGACGAGGTCACTTCAGCGCTGGATGTATCGGTACAGGCGTCGATCCTGGCCTTGTTGCGCCAGTTGCAGCAGGAAGGCCTGACGCTATTGTTCGTGACCCATGACCTGGGCGTGGTCCGGGCGATTGCCGACCGGGTGCTGGTGCTGAAACAGGGGCGTGTGGTGGAGCAGGGCGCGGTCGACGAGGTGCTGGACCGGCCTCAGGCGCCGTACACCCGCTCACTGCTGGAGCATTCGCCGACGTTGGTTGGCGGGCGGTGA
- a CDS encoding LLM class flavin-dependent oxidoreductase has product MSIEFFTRLPLHGETQFLPGDPRNRGDWHRGGPSTGAVSGFNVGDHFTYIDYLGQIARAAEINGFGGALMVNAPSGEEPWTVCSLLARETRTLKYVTAFQPYHYTPWVAVQQAATYQRATGNRLIWNIINGGSDAIQRQVGDFSEHDERYERAIEFMDVVKGYWNNETFHYDGKFYKADGGGLRGPQKKAELPLICTAGSSIPAREFAARHADFYLMRAEHPTEIAALIADIRERALKYGRTGIRFGLSIDVITRETEELALAEAKRFFDEGIARGAVKAVAAHAGLRTARKLSYEHDFAGKNETQGFEDFFIHPNVWTGFGYIGIPPGCALVGSHENVVARIREYNAIGIDLFFLAGYPHLEEAYRLGEHILPHFRGERSGLSRTNEPLPALHSANGPSGA; this is encoded by the coding sequence ATGAGCATCGAATTCTTTACCCGCCTGCCGCTGCACGGTGAAACCCAGTTCCTTCCCGGTGATCCTCGCAACCGGGGCGACTGGCACCGTGGCGGCCCCAGTACCGGTGCGGTGTCCGGTTTCAACGTCGGCGATCACTTCACCTACATCGACTACCTCGGCCAGATCGCCCGAGCCGCGGAAATCAACGGCTTCGGCGGTGCGCTGATGGTCAACGCCCCGAGTGGCGAGGAGCCCTGGACCGTCTGCTCGCTGCTGGCCCGGGAAACCCGCACGCTCAAATACGTTACGGCGTTCCAGCCTTACCACTACACGCCCTGGGTTGCCGTGCAGCAGGCGGCGACCTATCAGCGCGCCACCGGCAATCGGCTGATATGGAACATCATCAACGGGGGGTCCGATGCAATCCAGCGCCAGGTCGGTGACTTCAGTGAGCATGACGAACGTTATGAACGCGCCATCGAGTTCATGGATGTGGTCAAGGGGTACTGGAACAACGAAACCTTCCACTACGACGGCAAGTTCTACAAGGCCGATGGCGGTGGCCTGCGTGGCCCGCAGAAAAAGGCCGAGCTGCCGCTGATCTGCACTGCCGGCTCGTCGATTCCGGCACGGGAATTCGCGGCACGGCACGCCGACTTCTATTTGATGCGCGCCGAGCATCCGACGGAGATCGCCGCACTGATCGCCGATATCCGCGAGCGTGCGCTGAAGTACGGACGCACCGGGATCCGCTTCGGCCTGTCCATCGACGTCATCACCCGGGAAACCGAAGAACTGGCGCTGGCCGAAGCCAAGCGCTTCTTCGACGAAGGCATCGCCCGTGGCGCGGTCAAGGCCGTGGCAGCCCACGCCGGGCTGCGTACCGCGCGCAAGCTCAGCTATGAACACGATTTCGCCGGCAAGAACGAAACCCAAGGCTTCGAGGACTTCTTCATCCACCCCAACGTCTGGACCGGTTTCGGCTACATCGGCATTCCGCCTGGCTGCGCGCTGGTGGGCAGTCATGAAAATGTCGTGGCGCGAATTCGCGAATACAACGCCATCGGCATCGACCTGTTCTTCCTCGCCGGCTACCCCCACCTGGAGGAAGCCTATCGCCTCGGCGAACACATCCTGCCGCACTTTCGTGGCGAGCGTAGCGGCTTGAGCCGCACGAACGAGCCATTGCCGGCCTTGCACAGTGCCAACGGTCCGAGCGGAGCCTGA
- a CDS encoding TonB-dependent receptor: protein MPAIARFLPTPDPENLRRNALALAILSSLALPTHAADTQLQTVTVEASASNSDDDALPTRPPSSVYGGTEAKVLDTPRSVTQINAEQLANDSIRSADDLVKYAPGITRGGGQNAGIAPQFRGQGSEVFQDGQRAYGVRHPANFNAYEGADIVAGPSSVTYGSVSGSGGYINYLSKKPDFNTFKTKVSGELGAWIPDGTSRDSSKFSIDNTGPLSDNLAYRVSITKQRQQDFYDNVDNNFDAFYGALAWRNDNVRVDWNASYDNYYDYNITHGWNRATQELVDSGKYYAGRATPIIQNGNTLWSPVLASGAADATTLGWVQRQRNAQGQYTVVDGSFQSASPNTQANPGTLRGWVYDPTLAGNGLTSLSPQVGQRAEDQNSSRRFTTQLRIEADLSPTITLANSTFYQRSKDMTDAVGSFQVKSRDNIFDNRFEFHWNHELRLGDFSLRDESNSGLIYRREFNQSIAANNSFGSTINAYDLTLDPSGKNPGTLLGLTGANPAGGNAAWIGQAGVPQYSSYYGWLNLPAMYPIGGGLYAESVAPYTAESTWSTKTLFSQHNLHFGERVGLNIGASRSWIDAEIDNPFVLPGGNSRKDSHDYRLFSVQVSPYVKPTENSTLYYTFDRSLAVNTGFFSNGLGWGSGTAVNQLNPLAFQSLSVLHEVGLKVEAVPKELFFTLAAFKQARDQSPDSNNNIARLVVKGVESTIRYQPDDHLRSGLNLSKLNAYNEYTSQAGFASAGFIPDNGTVFGDNNSLNQRPSGRFDAVQIPEYTASGYVDYRFDSGFGAELSGWWTSHWYLNLSKTVKIPNEYNLDLALYYRQPQWSTTLRVLNLTNELNFVSGLAGSTNTFLQPMPGRTVLAQFDYQF, encoded by the coding sequence ATGCCCGCTATCGCACGTTTTTTACCCACGCCAGATCCGGAAAACCTGCGCAGGAACGCCCTGGCGCTGGCTATCCTGTCGAGCCTGGCCTTGCCCACGCACGCCGCCGATACCCAGTTGCAGACCGTCACCGTCGAGGCCAGCGCCAGCAACAGCGACGACGATGCGCTGCCCACCCGTCCCCCATCCTCGGTCTACGGCGGCACCGAGGCCAAGGTTCTCGACACCCCGCGCTCGGTGACCCAGATCAATGCCGAACAACTGGCCAACGACTCGATACGCAGCGCCGACGACCTGGTCAAATACGCTCCCGGCATTACCCGCGGTGGCGGTCAGAACGCCGGTATCGCCCCCCAATTCCGTGGCCAGGGCTCCGAAGTGTTCCAGGACGGCCAACGTGCCTACGGCGTGCGTCATCCGGCCAACTTCAATGCCTACGAAGGCGCCGACATTGTCGCTGGCCCCTCATCGGTGACCTACGGATCGGTCTCCGGGAGCGGCGGCTACATCAACTACCTGAGCAAGAAACCCGACTTCAACACTTTCAAGACCAAGGTCAGTGGCGAGCTCGGCGCCTGGATACCCGATGGCACCTCCCGCGACTCGAGCAAGTTCAGCATCGACAACACCGGCCCGCTGAGCGATAACCTCGCCTATCGGGTCAGCATCACCAAGCAGCGCCAACAGGACTTCTACGACAACGTCGACAACAATTTCGACGCTTTCTACGGTGCGCTCGCCTGGCGCAACGACAACGTACGGGTTGACTGGAACGCCAGCTACGACAACTACTACGACTACAACATCACCCACGGCTGGAACCGTGCCACCCAGGAGTTGGTGGACAGCGGCAAGTACTATGCCGGCCGGGCCACGCCGATCATCCAGAACGGCAACACCCTGTGGTCTCCGGTGCTGGCCTCCGGTGCCGCCGACGCCACGACCCTCGGCTGGGTCCAGCGCCAGCGCAACGCCCAGGGCCAGTACACCGTGGTCGACGGTAGTTTCCAGAGCGCGTCGCCCAATACCCAGGCCAACCCTGGCACCCTGCGCGGTTGGGTGTATGACCCGACCCTGGCGGGCAATGGCCTGACTTCATTGTCGCCGCAGGTCGGCCAGCGTGCCGAAGACCAGAACAGCTCTCGGCGCTTCACTACCCAGTTGCGAATCGAGGCCGACCTGTCGCCAACCATCACCCTCGCCAATAGCACCTTCTACCAGCGCTCGAAGGATATGACCGATGCTGTCGGCTCCTTCCAGGTCAAGTCCAGGGACAACATCTTCGACAACCGTTTCGAGTTCCATTGGAACCATGAACTGCGCCTGGGCGATTTCAGCCTGCGCGACGAGAGCAACAGCGGTCTGATCTACCGACGTGAATTCAACCAGTCGATCGCCGCCAACAACAGCTTCGGCTCGACCATCAACGCCTATGACCTGACCCTGGACCCTTCCGGCAAGAACCCCGGGACCCTGCTCGGGCTGACTGGCGCCAACCCGGCTGGAGGCAACGCAGCCTGGATCGGCCAGGCCGGCGTGCCGCAATACTCCAGTTATTACGGCTGGCTCAACCTGCCAGCCATGTACCCCATTGGCGGCGGGCTGTACGCCGAATCGGTCGCTCCCTACACCGCTGAAAGCACCTGGAGTACCAAGACCCTGTTCAGCCAGCACAACCTGCATTTCGGTGAGCGGGTCGGGCTGAACATCGGTGCCAGCCGCAGCTGGATCGATGCCGAGATCGACAACCCGTTCGTGCTGCCGGGCGGCAACTCACGCAAGGACAGCCACGACTACCGGCTGTTCTCGGTGCAGGTCAGCCCCTACGTCAAGCCCACCGAGAACAGCACGCTCTACTACACCTTCGACCGCTCGCTGGCGGTCAACACCGGGTTCTTCTCCAACGGCCTCGGCTGGGGCAGCGGCACCGCTGTCAACCAGCTCAACCCGTTGGCGTTCCAGAGTCTGAGCGTGCTGCATGAGGTCGGGCTGAAGGTCGAGGCCGTGCCCAAGGAGCTGTTCTTCACCCTGGCGGCGTTCAAACAGGCCCGGGACCAGTCGCCGGACAGCAACAACAATATCGCCCGCCTGGTGGTCAAGGGCGTGGAGTCGACCATTCGCTACCAGCCGGACGATCACCTGCGCAGCGGCCTGAACCTGTCCAAGCTCAATGCCTACAACGAATACACCTCCCAGGCGGGTTTCGCCTCGGCCGGCTTCATCCCCGACAACGGCACGGTGTTCGGCGACAACAACAGCCTCAACCAACGGCCCTCCGGCCGCTTCGACGCCGTGCAGATCCCCGAGTACACCGCCAGTGGCTATGTTGACTATCGGTTCGACTCGGGTTTCGGTGCCGAGCTGTCCGGCTGGTGGACCAGCCACTGGTACCTGAACCTGAGCAAGACCGTGAAGATCCCCAACGAATACAACCTCGACCTGGCCCTGTACTACCGCCAGCCACAATGGAGCACCACCTTGCGGGTGCTCAATCTGACCAACGAGCTGAACTTCGTCAGCGGCTTGGCCGGCTCGACCAACACCTTCCTGCAACCGATGCCGGGCCGCACCGTCCTGGCCCAGTTCGACTACCAGTTCTGA